A DNA window from Loxodonta africana isolate mLoxAfr1 chromosome 7, mLoxAfr1.hap2, whole genome shotgun sequence contains the following coding sequences:
- the LOC100672188 gene encoding olfactory receptor 51I1-like — translation MSGKGFSQFPVSESNTTTFQPAVFTLTGLRGLVGARLWLGPLLSLMYISAMVENCTVLYLVKTEHILQEPQYLFLSMLAGADIILSVSTLFSVLKVFILGLYEVTFDGCLSQLFFIHTFSSLGSGILLAMAFDRFVAISRPLQYTAILTNSRVTKMGLAALLRGVTLMIPLPILLKRLPFCKGQTLAYSYCIHPNVMKLACGQVTINIFYGLVLVMFSFGFDFLLIAISYVLIFKAVLGIASREGQMKALNTCLSHIFIVLIYYGPLLAITVMHRINHRSCPLVHAVLGNIYLFMPPLLNPIMYSLKTKQIRAALRKYFKIQRS, via the coding sequence ATGTCTGGGAAGGGCTTTTCACAGTTTCCTGTGTCTGAGTCCAACACCACAACATTTCAACCTGCTGTCTTCACCCTCACTGGTCTCAGAGGGCTGGTGGGTGCACGTCTGTGGCTGGGACCACTTCTGAGCTTGATGTACATCTCTGCGATGGTGGAGAACTGCACAGTGTTATACTTAGTGAAAACTGAGCATATTTTACAAGAGCCCCAGTATCTTTTCTTGTCTATGTTGGCTGGAGCTGACATTATTCTCTCTGTCTCCACACTTTTCTCTGTACTCAAGGTCTTTATCCTTGGCCTCTATGAAGTTACATTTGATGGATGCCTCAGCCAACTCTTTTTCATCCATACATTCTCTTCCCTGGGCTCAGGAATCCTATTGGCCATGGCCTTTGACCGTTTTGTGGCCATCAGTCGCCCCCTACAATACACCGCCATACTCACCAACTCCCGAGTCACCAAAATGGGACTGGCAGCTTTGCTGAGGGGTGTAACACTCATGATTCCATTACCTATCCTGCTCAAGAGGCTTCCTTTCTGCAAGGGCCAAACACTTGCCTATTCCTACTGTATCCATCCAAATGTCATGAAGCTAGCTTGTGGCCAAGTCACAATCAACATTTTCTATGGGTTGGTTCTAGTTATGTTTTCTTTTGGATTTGATTTCCTGCTAATAGCCATTTCTTATGTACTGATCTTCAAAGCAGTGCTAGGTATTGCCTCCAGAGAAGGCCAGATGAAGGCACTCAACACATGTTTGTCTCACATCTTTATTGTTCTTATTTACTATGGGCCTCTTCTGGCAATTACTGTGATGCATCGAATCAACCACAGAAGTTGTCCACTAGTCCATGCTGTCCTGGGAAACATCTACCTCTTTATGCCTCCATTGCTCAACCCAATAATGTACAGCCTGAAGACTAAGCAGATCCGTGCTGCCCTGAGGAAATATTTCAAGATCCAGAGAAGTTGA
- the LOC100676660 gene encoding olfactory receptor 51I1-like, whose product MELINSSWFQPPILFLTGIPGLETVLIWISFPLGVIYLIALLGNCTILFVIKTTSSLHEPQYIFLSMLAATDVGLSLTTLPTVLNVFLLNHRQIEFHCCLTQMFFIHTFSSIESAILLAMAFDRFVAICNLLHYTVVLTPPRITGMGLVAVTRAVALMAPLSILLKRLSFCKGIILSHCYCYHPDVMKLACGPVRVNGIYGLCLVLCSFGVDSTFIIISYILILKTVLGIASKSGQLKALNTCVSHIFTVFIFYVPLIVLALIHRFGTFTSPLLHVTMANLFLFLTPVLNPLVYSLKTKQIRSTLHKIFKGKENVLK is encoded by the coding sequence ATGGAGCTTATAAATAGTAGCTGGTTTCAGCCACCTATTCTCTTTCTAACAGGCATCCCTGGACTGGAGACTGtactaatatggatctctttcccACTGGGTGTCATATACCTAATTGCCCTCCTAGGGAACTGCACCATCCTCTTTGTTATCAAAACCACTTCCAGCCTTCATGAGCCTCAGTATATCTTCCTATCTATGTTGGCAGCTACAGATGTGGGTCTGTCTTTAACAACTCTACCCACGGTACTTAATGTCTTCCTCCTGAATCACAGACAGATTGAGTTCCACTGCTGCCTAACACAGATGTTCTTCATCCATACTTTCTCTTCCATAGAATCAGCCATCCTGCTGGCCATGGCTTTTGATCGCTTTGTAGCTATTTGCAACCTGCTGCACTACACTGTGGTCTTAACCCCTCCTAGGATTACTGGAATGGGACTTGTGGCTGTGACTAGAGCTGTGGCATTGATGGCCCCATTGTCAATCCTACTCAAGCGATTGTCCTTCTGTAAGGGTATCATTCTATCCCATTGTTACTGCTACCACCCCGATGTTATGAAGTTGGCTTGTGGCCCTGTCAGAGTCAATGGCATCTATGGCTTATGCCTTGTCCTCTGCTCCTTTGGAGTTGACTCTACATTCATTATAATTTCATACATCCTAATTTTGAAAACAGTGCTGGGTATTGCCTCAAAAAGTGGTCAGCTCAAGGCACTCAATACTTGTGTTTCCCACATCTTTACTGTCTTCATCTTTTATGTGCCACTCATCGTGCTTGCCTTAATTCATAGGTTTGGTACATTTACATCTCCTCTTCTGCATGTAACCATGGCAAATCTCTTCCTCTTCTTAACCCCTGTCCTTAACCCCTTGGTTTATagcctaaaaacaaaacagataaggTCAACATTGCACAAGATATTCAAGGGGAAGGAGAATGTGCTAAAGTAA